In the genome of Polaribacter atrinae, one region contains:
- a CDS encoding sodium/sugar symporter — protein sequence MKAGFEMWDYVVFITYAILILGVGLWVSRDKKGHQKNAEDYFLASKSLPWWAIGTSLIAANISAEQFIGMSGSGFALGIAIASYEWMAALTLIIVGKYFLPIFIEKGLYTIPEFVEKRFSTNLKTILAVFWLALYIFVNLASVLYLGGLAIETIMGVDMMYAIVGLALFAAAYSLYGGLSAVAWTDVIQVVFLVFGGLITTYLALNTVSGGEGMIAGFSKVWEAAPEKFHMILEESNDNYVNLPGIWVLVGGLWVANLYYWGFNQYIIQRTLAAKSLKESQKGILLAAFLKLVIPLIVVIPGIAAYVMVNDSSIMANLGEAGMLNVPSVEQADKAYPWLLQFLPTGLKGVAFAALAAAIVSSLASMLNSTSTIFTMDIYKQYINKNADDKTTVNVGRISAAVALLIAVIVAPLLGGIDQAFQFIQEYTGVVSPGILAVFMLGLFWKKTTNNAAIWGAILSIPIALALKFIAIPVFEPWMHQMGITTLLTLVIIMIMSNIQNKGADDPKGIEITKDLFKTSPLFNMGSITVCILLTVLYCLFW from the coding sequence ATGAAAGCAGGTTTTGAAATGTGGGACTATGTAGTTTTTATTACATATGCCATTCTAATTTTAGGTGTAGGTTTATGGGTTTCTCGAGATAAAAAGGGACATCAAAAAAATGCAGAAGATTACTTCTTGGCAAGTAAATCTTTGCCTTGGTGGGCAATTGGTACTTCTTTAATTGCTGCAAATATTTCTGCAGAACAATTTATTGGTATGTCTGGTTCTGGTTTTGCATTAGGTATTGCAATTGCTTCTTATGAATGGATGGCAGCCTTAACCTTAATAATTGTTGGTAAATATTTTCTACCTATTTTTATTGAAAAAGGATTATATACAATTCCTGAGTTTGTAGAAAAACGTTTCTCTACAAACCTTAAAACAATCTTAGCCGTTTTCTGGTTAGCTTTATACATTTTTGTAAACCTTGCTTCAGTATTGTATTTAGGAGGTTTGGCTATTGAAACCATTATGGGTGTAGATATGATGTACGCTATTGTTGGTTTGGCACTTTTTGCAGCGGCCTACTCTTTATATGGAGGTTTATCTGCCGTAGCTTGGACAGATGTAATACAAGTAGTATTTTTAGTTTTTGGTGGATTAATTACCACTTACTTGGCATTAAATACCGTTTCTGGAGGAGAAGGAATGATTGCAGGTTTCTCTAAAGTTTGGGAAGCTGCACCAGAAAAATTCCACATGATTTTAGAAGAATCTAATGATAACTATGTAAACTTACCTGGTATTTGGGTATTAGTTGGTGGTTTATGGGTTGCCAATTTATATTACTGGGGATTCAATCAATACATTATACAAAGAACTTTAGCAGCTAAATCTTTAAAAGAGTCTCAAAAAGGGATCTTATTAGCAGCTTTTTTAAAATTAGTAATTCCATTAATCGTAGTAATTCCTGGTATTGCAGCGTATGTAATGGTAAATGATTCATCTATTATGGCTAATTTAGGAGAAGCAGGTATGTTAAATGTACCTTCTGTAGAGCAAGCAGATAAAGCATATCCTTGGTTGTTACAGTTTTTACCAACCGGACTAAAAGGTGTGGCTTTTGCAGCTTTAGCAGCGGCAATTGTTTCTTCTTTAGCTTCGATGTTAAATTCTACCTCTACCATTTTTACAATGGATATTTACAAGCAATACATTAACAAAAATGCAGATGATAAAACAACAGTAAATGTAGGAAGAATTTCTGCTGCAGTTGCTTTATTAATCGCTGTTATTGTTGCGCCACTTTTAGGAGGAATTGACCAAGCATTTCAATTTATACAAGAATATACAGGTGTTGTAAGTCCTGGTATTTTAGCAGTATTTATGTTAGGTTTATTCTGGAAAAAAACAACCAACAATGCAGCTATTTGGGGAGCAATTTTATCTATTCCTATTGCATTGGCTTTAAAGTTTATTGCTATCCCTGTATTCGAGCCTTGGATGCATCAAATGGGAATTACAACGCTTTTAACTCTTGTTATTATCATGATAATGAGTAATATTCAAAATAAAGGAGCAGATGATCCTAAAGGAATTGAAATCACTAAAGATTTATTTAAAACATCACCATTATTCAATATGGGATCTATAACAGTATGTATTTTATTAACCGTATTGTACTGTTTATTCTGGTAA
- a CDS encoding LamG-like jellyroll fold domain-containing protein has protein sequence MKQKTTFLKSAFIMAALFIAGNNLSAQTLEAHYKFDNSITDETGNWNLTATDEDGSITYEVGQDGTANGAITGFDRADFLSTVANFPISGDASRTMTAWIKLIALTPQTTVVGGGENSPGKKWTFGHQGSKVRAEINGKGMGVGTLELDVWSHIAVVWDKDNSTVRIYQNGELKGSNTTWSTNTTEAPLLIGNDYNANPSDRGFNGAMDDVRIYTGAADDAFIKNIYDTTVLGVNDNVAKTSFNAFPNPVLDRLSFSSDKISSVEIYNILGAKVTSQKVINKSIDMSSLSKGIYMVKCKDADDQNMGTLKAIKE, from the coding sequence ATGAAACAAAAAACTACTTTTTTAAAATCAGCATTTATAATGGCTGCTTTGTTTATTGCAGGAAACAATTTAAGTGCGCAAACATTAGAAGCTCACTACAAATTTGATAACAGTATTACTGATGAAACTGGTAACTGGAATTTAACTGCTACTGATGAAGATGGTTCAATTACTTATGAAGTGGGACAAGATGGAACTGCAAACGGAGCTATAACAGGCTTTGATAGAGCAGATTTTTTATCTACCGTAGCAAATTTTCCTATTAGCGGAGACGCTAGCAGAACAATGACTGCATGGATTAAATTAATTGCATTAACACCACAAACTACAGTTGTAGGAGGAGGTGAAAACTCACCAGGTAAAAAATGGACATTTGGTCACCAAGGATCTAAAGTAAGAGCAGAAATCAACGGAAAAGGAATGGGAGTAGGTACCTTAGAACTTGATGTTTGGAGTCATATTGCTGTTGTTTGGGATAAAGATAACTCAACAGTTCGTATCTATCAAAATGGAGAACTAAAAGGATCAAATACTACTTGGTCTACCAACACAACAGAAGCTCCTTTATTAATTGGTAACGATTATAACGCTAATCCTTCTGATAGAGGTTTTAACGGAGCTATGGATGATGTTCGTATTTATACAGGTGCAGCAGATGATGCTTTTATTAAAAACATTTATGATACCACAGTACTTGGTGTGAATGATAATGTAGCTAAAACATCTTTTAATGCTTTCCCTAATCCTGTACTTGATCGTTTATCTTTTTCTTCTGATAAAATTTCATCTGTAGAAATTTATAACATATTAGGAGCTAAAGTTACTTCTCAAAAAGTAATTAACAAAAGCATAGACATGAGTTCTTTATCTAAAGGAATTTACATGGTTAAATGTAAAGATGCTGATGACCAAAATATGGGTACTCTAAAAGCTATCAAAGAGTAG
- a CDS encoding sulfatase-like hydrolase/transferase has translation MQKDQKPNVIVILIDDAGYADFGFMGSKDLETPNIDKLAKSGVIFTDAHVSATVCAPSRAGLITGKYQQRFGFEANDTGDKNSGDIGLSDDVVTIADVFKKNGYKTMALGKWHLGKQESDLPNNRGFDEFYGFEIGSRSYFQIENPSKARMLQHNGERVKFDGYLTDVLGDQSVKYVEENKDNPFFMYLAYNAVHTPMEAKKEDLERYKNHPRQYLAAMTWSLDENVGKLQNKLEELGIADNTIIYFLSDNGGAANNTSSGGPLKGWKGNKFEGGHRVPFVVSWPAQIKGGQTFNGLSSSLDIFTTSMAAANIKKGCRFNFRWCKPFTIFKRRKKGRPACSIILEKTRRSRSKSRRLQDGSFASLWSNFI, from the coding sequence GTGCAAAAAGACCAAAAACCAAATGTTATTGTCATTTTAATTGATGATGCTGGTTATGCAGATTTTGGTTTTATGGGAAGTAAAGATCTAGAAACACCTAATATTGACAAATTAGCAAAAAGTGGTGTTATTTTTACAGATGCACATGTAAGTGCAACAGTTTGTGCACCAAGTAGAGCAGGTTTAATTACCGGAAAATACCAACAGCGTTTTGGTTTTGAGGCAAATGATACAGGTGATAAAAATTCTGGTGATATTGGACTTTCTGATGATGTGGTAACTATTGCAGATGTTTTTAAGAAAAATGGTTACAAAACAATGGCATTAGGGAAATGGCATTTAGGAAAACAAGAATCAGACCTTCCTAACAATCGTGGTTTTGATGAGTTTTATGGTTTTGAAATAGGAAGTAGATCTTATTTTCAAATAGAAAACCCAAGTAAAGCAAGAATGTTGCAACATAATGGAGAACGTGTAAAATTTGATGGGTATTTAACAGATGTTTTAGGAGATCAATCTGTAAAATACGTAGAAGAAAATAAAGACAATCCTTTTTTTATGTACCTAGCTTACAATGCGGTTCATACTCCCATGGAAGCTAAAAAGGAAGATTTAGAGAGGTATAAAAACCATCCAAGACAGTATTTAGCAGCAATGACTTGGTCTTTAGATGAGAACGTAGGGAAACTTCAAAATAAATTAGAAGAGTTAGGTATTGCAGATAATACAATTATTTATTTTTTAAGTGATAATGGTGGAGCAGCAAATAACACTTCTTCTGGAGGACCATTAAAGGGGTGGAAAGGAAATAAATTTGAAGGCGGACATAGAGTTCCGTTTGTGGTAAGTTGGCCAGCTCAGATTAAAGGAGGTCAAACTTTTAATGGTTTGTCTTCTTCTTTAGATATTTTTACAACTTCTATGGCAGCAGCAAATATTAAAAAAGGATGCAGATTTAATTTTAGATGGTGCAAACCTTTTACCATTTTTAAAAGGAGAAAAAAAGGGAGACCCGCATGCTCAATTATTTTGGAGAAAACTAGAAGAAGCCGGAGCAAGAGTAGGAGATTACAAGATGGTTCGTTTGCAAGTTTATGGAGCAACTTTATATAA